A DNA window from Pseudomonas sp. B21-056 contains the following coding sequences:
- a CDS encoding RHS repeat domain-containing protein, with protein MNGQPHANTPVLAVFDGRAGPVRRVDYLRGSAGDETQALVTAQAYDVAGRIVAQWDPRLYGTETANLLSLYSLSGTPLRTESVDGGLRRELFGVAGQKLHGWDARHSEQKIDYDLLLRPTLIRERTQGQAWTTVEYLHYGDSSVDSARHNQCGRLRKHYDTAGQLSLEDYSMAGAPLHQSRRFLEALASPDWPQDEAGCDALLEPTCYETHWRYSAMAEILGSTDAGGHAQHLDLDIAGQLKACRLQWTGSPTAQLIVDQLQYTAQGQIQMYTAGNGVTTSYSHDPEDGRLSELKAVKGNDIHQHFSYGYDPVGNVTSIVDHTHTPRYHANQRTEGTRRFTYDSLYRLQSATGLEAFGAGTRPELPGLVPPADLSLRTPYTQHYEYDRGANLEKLVHGSAVPGQAHTLLLTLDPSSNRCVQWRKGEASPGFDLSFDAGGNPLSLPSSGQLLNWNPRNQLQSVTQVRRQDGDDDAEHYVYDFQGLRVRKQQRNQAASVTHVHEVRYLPGLEIRTLDDREELHVCTLHDLGINVRGLYWIKGRPDEIEQGQLRYSLEDHLGCLVKELDQDARLISHEGYYPFGGTAWWAADSEVQASHKTLRYSGKERDASGLYYYGFRYYAPWMMRWINPDPAGPLDGLNLYAMVGNNPMRFVDPLGLNRKDKFYAVFSGRTEEILKGEQHTLPPKKGKLAEQQAALKKFLQENPDARYTKAFKKKISAHAGAMFHDEDNPEATVMLMNVFNIPLPDKGVEDIPGVTIHKPRNIKLSRDNLADLGILRIDPDKFLPRLADDYLALVRTHDVQVYKGEDLTPTNLSGVEYEQSLPDLVEDLVRPHIEQSGNLIPQLAGIPGHHAEVILGNLIRLFPHVKDNLAHVTIATQKLQIVNKAEAFPACYNCANILVESYNGGAGFNILTGRTNVSHDAWKKMIIDAYPG; from the coding sequence GTGAACGGCCAGCCCCATGCAAACACGCCCGTGCTGGCGGTGTTCGATGGGCGAGCCGGGCCCGTCCGACGCGTGGACTACCTGCGCGGCTCAGCCGGCGATGAGACACAGGCGCTGGTCACGGCCCAGGCGTATGACGTGGCCGGCCGTATCGTCGCCCAATGGGACCCACGACTCTACGGCACGGAAACGGCCAACCTGCTCAGTCTCTACAGCCTCTCGGGTACACCGTTGCGCACGGAAAGCGTCGACGGCGGGCTGCGCCGCGAACTCTTTGGCGTGGCCGGGCAAAAACTGCACGGGTGGGACGCTCGTCACAGCGAGCAAAAAATCGACTACGACCTGCTGCTACGGCCCACGCTCATCCGCGAGCGAACCCAGGGCCAGGCGTGGACAACCGTCGAGTACCTGCATTACGGCGACAGTTCCGTCGACAGCGCCCGACACAATCAATGTGGGCGCCTGCGCAAGCATTACGACACAGCCGGGCAGTTATCGCTGGAGGACTATTCAATGGCCGGTGCGCCATTGCATCAGTCCCGGCGCTTTCTCGAGGCGCTGGCCTCACCGGACTGGCCGCAAGACGAGGCCGGGTGCGATGCCCTGCTCGAACCCACGTGCTACGAAACCCACTGGCGCTACAGCGCCATGGCGGAGATCCTCGGCAGTACGGACGCAGGCGGTCATGCACAACACCTGGACCTGGACATCGCCGGCCAGCTCAAGGCGTGCCGCCTGCAATGGACCGGCAGCCCGACCGCCCAGCTTATCGTTGACCAGTTGCAATACACCGCCCAAGGCCAAATCCAGATGTACACCGCCGGCAACGGTGTCACGACGTCTTACAGCCACGACCCGGAAGACGGGCGCCTGAGCGAACTCAAAGCGGTCAAAGGCAACGACATTCACCAACACTTCAGTTACGGCTACGATCCGGTGGGCAACGTAACGTCCATCGTCGACCACACCCATACCCCGCGCTACCACGCCAATCAGCGGACCGAAGGGACTCGTCGGTTTACCTACGACAGCCTGTATCGACTGCAAAGCGCGACAGGCCTGGAGGCGTTTGGCGCAGGCACCCGACCCGAGCTGCCAGGGCTGGTCCCCCCGGCGGATCTTTCCTTGCGAACGCCCTACACCCAGCACTACGAATATGACCGGGGTGCAAACCTGGAGAAACTGGTCCACGGCAGCGCCGTCCCGGGACAGGCCCACACGTTGCTGTTGACCCTGGACCCGTCGAGCAATCGCTGCGTCCAATGGCGCAAAGGCGAAGCGTCTCCCGGTTTTGACCTGAGTTTCGACGCCGGCGGCAACCCGCTGAGCCTGCCCTCCTCCGGGCAACTTCTGAACTGGAACCCGCGCAACCAGCTGCAGAGCGTAACGCAGGTGCGACGCCAGGACGGCGACGACGATGCCGAACACTACGTCTACGATTTCCAGGGCTTGCGAGTGCGCAAACAGCAACGCAACCAGGCAGCTTCCGTGACTCATGTGCACGAGGTGCGTTATCTACCCGGGCTGGAAATCCGCACCCTGGACGACCGGGAAGAGCTTCACGTGTGCACCTTGCACGACCTGGGAATCAACGTGCGGGGCCTCTATTGGATCAAAGGTCGACCGGACGAGATCGAACAAGGCCAACTGCGCTACAGCCTCGAGGATCATCTGGGTTGCCTGGTGAAAGAGCTGGACCAGGACGCCCGGCTCATCAGCCACGAGGGCTATTACCCCTTCGGCGGCACCGCGTGGTGGGCGGCGGACTCTGAGGTGCAAGCCAGTCATAAAACCCTCCGTTACTCCGGCAAGGAGCGCGACGCCAGCGGGCTCTACTACTATGGGTTTCGTTACTACGCCCCGTGGATGATGCGCTGGATCAACCCGGATCCGGCGGGGCCATTGGACGGGCTGAACCTGTATGCGATGGTGGGGAACAACCCGATGAGGTTCGTGGACCCTCTCGGGTTGAACAGGAAGGATAAATTTTACGCCGTGTTCAGCGGGAGAACGGAAGAGATACTCAAAGGAGAACAGCACACGCTTCCTCCAAAAAAAGGCAAGCTGGCAGAGCAACAGGCGGCGTTGAAAAAGTTTCTCCAGGAAAACCCGGATGCCCGATACACCAAGGCCTTCAAAAAGAAAATCTCTGCCCACGCCGGCGCCATGTTCCATGACGAGGACAACCCCGAAGCCACCGTCATGCTGATGAATGTGTTCAACATCCCCCTGCCCGACAAAGGCGTGGAAGACATACCCGGGGTGACCATCCACAAACCACGGAACATTAAATTATCCAGGGACAACCTGGCGGACCTTGGCATCCTGAGAATTGACCCGGACAAGTTCCTGCCCCGCTTGGCAGACGACTACCTGGCGTTGGTCAGGACCCACGATGTGCAGGTGTATAAAGGTGAGGACCTGACCCCAACCAACCTCAGTGGGGTGGAGTACGAACAATCCCTGCCTGATCTGGTCGAGGATCTGGTCAGGCCCCATATCGAGCAGAGCGGCAACCTCATCCCGCAACTCGCCGGTATTCCCGGTCATCATGCGGAAGTCATCCTGGGAAACCTGATACGACTGTTTCCCCATGTGAAGGACAACCTTGCACACGTCACCATTGCCACCCAGAAGCTCCAGATCGTGAACAAGGCCGAAGCCTTTCCCGCCTGTTATAACTGCGCCAACATCCTGGTCGAAAGCTATAACGGAGGTGCGGGGTTCAACATCCTCACAGGACGAACGAATGTCTCCCATGACGCCTGGAAAAAAATGATCATCGACGCCTACCCGGGCTGA
- a CDS encoding SpvB/TcaC N-terminal domain-containing protein, translating to MAEQTPLQIVTPTIANSASITTMGSRIGPVGTRGAASFELPLPLSSARHLTPTLALHYNSQGGNGTFGIGMQLSIARITRRTSEGVPHYGDDDVMIDADGVERWPEFNDGMPVIRTLAGPGSRACSVVRYYPRTESAFDVYELWSPDNGQAPFWRVQGSNGHLYCYGNSEASRIADPTPGTDSQQPARIAAWLLLETLSPSGEHIFYEYAVDPGPFDGPHDYRAQRYLRRVCYGNATASETFYCFEEDDPASKRWHFHLLFDYGQRTLDLARKPVWHVPKGVPWPLRSDPIHAYRYGFEIGTRHLCQQVLMFHHFPAEAGTEPALVARVLLEYTATALGYNLLTAAHYQTWDAENRVECRPPVELHYNGFDLNLTPETFLEQQTMPAIEDGARYHCVDLYGEGVPGFLCRYTDGWYYREPERGDTDAKIAYGPWSRLLSMPVAADTPAVLQVLTDLTGRGRLNWLIVQPGMSGFYTLNPDRSWSTFTDFKRFPTEFLHPAAQLADLNGDGLRSLAMIGPRSVRLYANLREQGFAPGVEAPHEPDSALPLFSDLRSELVMFGNLLGSDSTELCRIRCDEIKCWPSLGHGRFGEGFVMSALPFDYAGFDADRVRIADLDGSGAPALIYLDSDCFKIYLNRGGNGLEQTPIEVPWPDGVRYDNLCQVTLADLQGLGCASLILSKPHMTPDMKPGHWRYDFVATRPYLLNAMNNNMGCSSTLTYRSSAQYWLDEKQQRVASREPLTCYLPLALPLVARQQQLDEITGNCLTQRFTYFEGDYDGHHREFRGFGRLYQFDSEVPQSQMETGFTAPALIKTWFHTGRTVDQPLKDCFEGDTDAVPLGPTLLTRFHEGDEANEIITPDPDTAREMAYALGGHVLRTEAHPAEPTDTTGPYTVTQQRYLLRHPHVHHKSLLVLELETITYQYDGFINDPQIQHGLNLKWNQFGALIHGFVVHYARRLTALDPPPFEDEVENGWWRDAHDDQQQMFHIIERRAEHLHLIDDDRLRQRLSLPWRSRANGLQRPKGELPLGLDPRHIRYETFLEHQDSPQWDAARQLIALQEQNYLVDERDDIAFQALRGPLEMAEFDKHALQAYDDLPPPFDIREQLESIGFEPMLLFLPEDTDEDDRENLWSRKIGFATYEPLEGFFQLTTLQETQSHGVTTVEHDAYHLMTTAVTLPDGCTTRVEYDYRALLPRQIIDANDNLQQALYGPAGVPLGVTFHGTESGAQAGFDDIATYQPPADLTPGNAIDHPEDTLGRIASAVRTDTLSWMGSIDLALVLSTQRDEWVSARYLLPDGHVRASARTRLAQLTERSAAQELLWVLIQVATREPVHSVVLSADRYPDDPLQQIRIAVSAVDGFGRALQSKQRVDAGQAYAVAADGSLVLQNGQPLQHLAEQRWRVSERVEYDNKGLVTRVYRPYFADAWRYINDASLRVHGYHDQQFYDPPGRLVKVINAKGHEAWQVYHPWYQCAHDYNDTDPEPAQ from the coding sequence ATGGCAGAACAAACGCCCCTCCAAATTGTGACCCCCACCATTGCCAACAGCGCATCCATTACCACAATGGGCAGCCGGATCGGCCCAGTCGGCACGCGAGGGGCAGCCTCTTTCGAACTGCCATTGCCTCTTTCCAGCGCCCGCCACCTGACACCGACCCTGGCGCTGCACTACAACAGCCAGGGCGGCAACGGCACCTTCGGAATCGGCATGCAGTTGTCCATCGCCCGCATCACCCGCCGCACCAGCGAAGGCGTACCCCACTATGGCGATGATGACGTGATGATCGATGCCGACGGGGTCGAGCGCTGGCCCGAGTTCAACGACGGCATGCCGGTCATTCGCACGCTGGCGGGTCCCGGTAGCCGGGCCTGTTCAGTGGTGCGTTATTACCCCAGGACCGAAAGTGCATTCGATGTGTATGAGCTCTGGAGCCCCGACAACGGCCAGGCACCGTTCTGGCGGGTCCAGGGCAGCAACGGCCATTTGTATTGCTACGGCAACAGCGAAGCGTCGCGCATCGCCGACCCCACCCCTGGCACCGATTCACAACAGCCGGCCCGCATTGCCGCATGGTTGTTGCTCGAAACGCTCAGCCCGTCAGGCGAGCACATCTTCTATGAATACGCAGTCGATCCCGGCCCGTTTGACGGCCCCCACGACTATCGCGCCCAGCGCTACCTGCGGCGGGTGTGCTACGGCAATGCCACGGCCAGCGAAACCTTCTACTGCTTCGAAGAGGATGACCCGGCAAGCAAGCGCTGGCATTTTCACCTGCTGTTCGACTATGGGCAGCGCACCCTCGACCTTGCGCGCAAACCAGTCTGGCACGTCCCCAAAGGGGTGCCATGGCCACTGCGCAGCGACCCGATCCATGCCTACCGGTACGGTTTCGAAATCGGCACGCGGCACCTCTGCCAACAGGTGCTGATGTTCCACCACTTCCCCGCCGAAGCGGGCACCGAACCTGCGCTGGTCGCGCGGGTGCTGCTGGAGTACACCGCCACCGCACTGGGTTACAACCTGCTGACCGCCGCCCATTATCAAACCTGGGACGCTGAGAACCGGGTCGAATGCCGCCCTCCCGTCGAACTGCACTACAACGGTTTCGACCTCAACCTGACGCCCGAAACGTTCCTTGAGCAGCAGACGATGCCCGCTATTGAAGACGGCGCGCGGTACCACTGCGTCGACCTGTATGGCGAGGGAGTCCCGGGTTTTCTGTGCCGCTACACCGATGGCTGGTATTACCGCGAGCCGGAACGCGGCGATACCGACGCCAAAATCGCTTACGGCCCATGGTCACGCCTTTTGAGCATGCCTGTGGCCGCCGACACCCCGGCGGTGTTGCAGGTGCTGACCGACCTGACCGGCAGAGGCCGCCTCAACTGGCTCATCGTCCAGCCAGGCATGAGTGGTTTCTATACCCTCAACCCGGACCGTAGCTGGTCCACCTTCACCGACTTCAAGCGCTTCCCGACAGAGTTCCTCCACCCGGCCGCGCAACTGGCAGACCTCAACGGCGACGGTCTGCGTTCCCTGGCCATGATCGGCCCACGGAGCGTGCGGCTGTACGCCAACCTCCGCGAGCAAGGATTTGCCCCAGGCGTGGAGGCGCCCCATGAACCGGACAGCGCCCTGCCCTTGTTCAGTGACCTGCGCAGCGAGCTGGTGATGTTCGGCAACTTGCTGGGCAGCGACAGCACCGAGCTGTGCCGTATCCGCTGCGACGAAATCAAGTGCTGGCCGAGCCTGGGCCATGGGCGTTTCGGCGAAGGCTTCGTGATGAGCGCCCTGCCCTTCGATTACGCCGGGTTCGATGCCGACCGCGTCCGCATCGCCGACCTGGACGGGTCCGGGGCTCCCGCGTTGATCTACCTCGACAGCGATTGCTTCAAGATTTACCTCAACCGCGGCGGCAATGGCCTGGAGCAGACGCCCATCGAGGTGCCATGGCCCGACGGCGTGCGGTACGACAATCTGTGCCAGGTCACGCTGGCCGACCTGCAAGGCCTGGGGTGCGCCAGCCTGATCCTGAGCAAACCGCACATGACACCGGACATGAAGCCCGGGCATTGGCGCTATGACTTCGTCGCGACCCGTCCTTATCTGCTCAACGCCATGAACAACAACATGGGCTGCAGCAGCACCTTGACCTATCGCAGCAGTGCGCAGTACTGGCTGGATGAAAAACAGCAACGCGTGGCCAGCCGGGAACCACTGACCTGTTACCTGCCCCTGGCCCTGCCGCTGGTGGCGCGGCAACAACAACTGGACGAGATCACCGGCAACTGCCTGACTCAACGCTTCACCTACTTCGAAGGCGACTATGACGGCCACCATCGTGAGTTCCGGGGTTTCGGCCGGTTGTACCAGTTCGACAGCGAAGTGCCGCAGAGCCAGATGGAAACCGGTTTCACCGCGCCGGCGCTGATCAAGACCTGGTTCCACACCGGCCGCACCGTCGACCAGCCCCTCAAGGACTGCTTTGAGGGCGACACCGACGCGGTGCCGTTGGGCCCGACGTTGCTGACCCGGTTCCATGAAGGCGACGAGGCCAACGAGATCATCACTCCCGACCCGGACACCGCGCGGGAGATGGCCTATGCCCTGGGCGGCCATGTGTTGCGCACGGAAGCCCATCCCGCCGAACCGACCGACACGACCGGGCCTTACACCGTGACCCAACAGCGCTACCTGCTGCGCCATCCCCATGTCCATCACAAGAGCCTGCTGGTACTGGAGCTGGAAACGATCACCTATCAATACGACGGTTTTATCAACGACCCGCAAATCCAGCATGGCCTCAACCTGAAGTGGAACCAGTTCGGCGCGCTTATCCACGGTTTCGTCGTCCACTACGCCCGGCGCCTCACAGCCCTCGACCCACCGCCCTTCGAAGATGAGGTCGAGAACGGCTGGTGGCGCGACGCCCATGATGACCAGCAACAGATGTTCCACATCATCGAGAGACGCGCCGAGCACCTGCACCTGATCGATGACGACAGGCTGCGCCAGCGACTCAGTCTGCCGTGGCGCTCCAGGGCCAACGGGTTGCAACGTCCCAAAGGTGAACTGCCGCTGGGGCTCGATCCCCGGCACATCCGCTATGAAACCTTCCTTGAGCATCAGGACTCCCCGCAATGGGACGCCGCCCGGCAATTGATCGCGCTTCAGGAACAGAACTATCTGGTGGACGAGCGCGACGACATTGCCTTCCAGGCCTTGCGCGGCCCGCTGGAGATGGCCGAGTTCGACAAGCATGCACTGCAAGCCTACGACGACCTGCCACCACCCTTCGACATTCGCGAGCAGTTGGAAAGCATCGGCTTTGAACCCATGCTGCTGTTCCTGCCGGAGGATACGGATGAGGACGACCGCGAAAATCTCTGGTCCAGGAAAATCGGGTTTGCCACCTACGAACCTCTTGAGGGCTTCTTCCAACTGACGACCCTGCAGGAAACCCAAAGCCACGGGGTGACCACCGTCGAACACGACGCCTACCACTTGATGACCACCGCCGTGACCTTGCCGGACGGCTGCACGACGCGGGTCGAGTACGATTACCGGGCATTGCTGCCGCGCCAGATCATCGATGCCAATGACAATCTCCAGCAGGCCCTGTACGGCCCGGCGGGCGTTCCGCTGGGCGTGACCTTTCATGGCACCGAGAGCGGCGCGCAGGCGGGCTTCGACGACATCGCCACCTACCAGCCGCCCGCGGATCTGACGCCGGGCAATGCCATCGACCATCCTGAAGACACCCTGGGCCGGATCGCCAGTGCCGTGCGCACCGACACCCTCAGTTGGATGGGGTCGATCGATCTCGCCCTGGTCCTTTCCACCCAGCGCGACGAGTGGGTCAGCGCGCGCTACCTGTTGCCCGACGGCCATGTCCGCGCCTCGGCGCGCACGCGCCTGGCACAGCTGACCGAACGCAGCGCCGCCCAGGAACTCCTGTGGGTGCTGATACAGGTCGCCACCCGGGAGCCGGTCCACAGCGTCGTGCTGAGCGCCGATCGTTACCCCGACGATCCGTTGCAACAGATCCGCATCGCCGTCAGTGCCGTCGACGGATTCGGCCGTGCCCTGCAAAGCAAACAGCGGGTCGATGCCGGGCAAGCCTATGCCGTGGCCGCAGACGGTTCGCTGGTGTTACAGAACGGGCAGCCGCTCCAGCACCTGGCCGAACAGCGCTGGCGCGTGAGCGAACGGGTCGAATACGACAACAAGGGCTTGGTCACCCGGGTCTATCGGCCGTACTTCGCCGATGCCTGGCGCTACATCAACGACGCCTCGCTGCGCGTGCACGGTTATCACGACCAGCAGTTCTACGATCCGCCGGGACGCCTGGTCAAGGTCATCAATGCCAAGGGGCACGAGGCCTGGCAGGTCTATCATCCCTGGTACCAATGCGCCCACGACTATAACGACACGGATCCGGAGCCTGCCCAGTGA
- a CDS encoding NEL-type E3 ubiquitin ligase domain-containing protein: protein MTHTRTLVPKAPQAAPPSSADTWISQSMPGWLAGLSSSQRTALVEAAGPIAPGFSLAGAEDRNGLKKALKASWIAHNKLEEMLGRLQSIERFAEPLLVAALKKRCNLTLDVKQTCLRLYVPEGVAVAFKVRTISLLEAALQNFEAKEGRAGYFDEASRFISRPSTNGQFDILSMGHAFTIPVFVALCRELDIGGQYQAYLKRFLLPGEPVASAVLQGCVQTRDKAAFRAAVALAKIRGDVSPDVQRTLSALIDGKGSAGAHGQALYCHDLNLLGTPLTGIVLIGPDLQRSHHLEPVTVYIPHDPEQPLKQYNSTVAFLEDLTGRLRSTRYQQFFSRFVPHAQRGIFFAALDVQLFRPPRQPVKNPRLRMSCHRLKDDIWDHGFEQWRNQLIKDARFVAVPTGDEDLKSRWARWDSFMSVVATTLEMAACVAVSFVPVLGEAMLAYTVYQLLDETFEGIVAWSHGQRAEAAAHLLGVAENVALLGLFAAGGKVVGAVRSARPSAFVEHMKVVETRPGQLRLSPLEAVPPEPVPINERPLGTGRALSLESRFKALYPEASQQALSDFVGSFASERLALDNLETRELAFEALEKALKDWVAIERGDTLPIDQRYHKGKLASSLKRCWQADVEASSQGYALDLDDHWSSDFLDDFPALEVSFPHVDSLQWRNGALRTDITRFLGYFPNLKTLDLSRNELVALPRLTENLMGLEVLKLSNNPNLALPPDISLMPELNVLDLQNTGLSDWPAGLLAIPRPRSFELNLQDNPISRIPEVAPGSEQARLIARTRLSRDSLPEQCLRQFHDYLRSVGYDPARSYPPKGVETSRYWLEGLADELRTARQRTWDELERTPGAQGFFEVLEQLTEAADYVEEAFRGQLTARVWRMLDAVSENTTLREDLFRMAINPDSCADAGAQVFNEMGVKVMIHEAYRAGDPAQVQASLLALAKGKSRLDQVNDIARATIQARLQAGETFIALDDDGEITGSIDEVEVYLAFQTGLAEWLELPWQSRGMLFKEISGVDDTAIARAHQSVLALEAGDGLLNQIIEQRFWRQYLKKRYATQFEENAATYRNKAEALLDRQVAGAITQQEYEGEMIELADARKVLSRSLTRRALGE, encoded by the coding sequence ATGACGCACACTCGAACCTTGGTGCCCAAAGCACCGCAAGCTGCACCACCCTCCAGCGCCGACACCTGGATCAGCCAGTCAATGCCCGGCTGGCTGGCGGGGCTTTCATCGTCGCAACGCACCGCGTTGGTAGAAGCTGCCGGGCCGATAGCCCCTGGCTTCTCCCTGGCCGGCGCGGAGGATCGCAACGGGCTGAAAAAAGCCTTGAAGGCCAGTTGGATAGCCCACAACAAACTGGAGGAAATGCTCGGCCGTCTCCAATCGATCGAACGGTTCGCCGAGCCGTTGCTGGTCGCCGCATTGAAAAAACGCTGCAACCTCACGCTGGACGTCAAACAGACCTGCCTCAGGCTGTACGTCCCCGAGGGCGTGGCCGTGGCGTTCAAGGTCAGAACGATTTCACTGCTGGAAGCGGCCTTGCAGAATTTCGAGGCGAAGGAGGGCCGTGCGGGTTACTTCGACGAAGCGTCGCGCTTCATCAGCCGACCTTCGACGAATGGTCAGTTCGATATCCTGTCGATGGGCCATGCGTTCACGATTCCGGTCTTCGTGGCGCTATGTCGCGAGCTGGACATCGGTGGCCAATACCAAGCTTATCTCAAGCGCTTTCTGTTGCCCGGCGAGCCTGTCGCCAGTGCGGTGCTGCAAGGATGCGTTCAGACCCGCGACAAGGCTGCATTCCGTGCGGCGGTAGCGCTGGCGAAGATCAGGGGCGATGTAAGTCCCGATGTTCAGCGAACGTTATCTGCATTGATCGATGGCAAGGGCAGTGCCGGTGCCCACGGCCAGGCACTGTACTGTCATGACCTGAACCTGCTCGGCACGCCGCTGACGGGCATCGTGCTGATCGGCCCCGATCTGCAACGCAGCCACCATCTCGAACCGGTCACGGTGTACATCCCCCACGACCCCGAGCAGCCTCTGAAACAGTACAACTCCACCGTCGCTTTCCTCGAGGACCTGACCGGGCGACTGCGCTCGACCCGTTACCAGCAGTTCTTCAGCCGCTTCGTGCCCCACGCCCAACGGGGCATTTTTTTTGCCGCACTCGACGTGCAGTTGTTCCGGCCCCCGCGACAGCCTGTAAAAAATCCCAGGCTGCGGATGTCCTGTCACCGGCTGAAAGACGATATCTGGGACCATGGGTTCGAGCAGTGGCGAAACCAGCTCATCAAGGATGCCCGCTTCGTTGCCGTGCCAACGGGCGATGAGGACCTCAAGTCGCGCTGGGCCCGTTGGGACAGTTTCATGAGTGTGGTCGCGACGACACTGGAAATGGCCGCTTGCGTGGCGGTGTCGTTCGTACCCGTGCTCGGCGAAGCGATGCTGGCCTACACCGTCTACCAACTGCTCGATGAAACGTTCGAAGGCATCGTCGCCTGGTCCCACGGCCAAAGGGCCGAGGCGGCCGCGCATCTGCTCGGGGTGGCTGAAAACGTGGCGTTGTTGGGCCTCTTCGCGGCGGGCGGGAAGGTGGTAGGCGCCGTGCGATCCGCCAGGCCTTCGGCGTTCGTCGAGCACATGAAGGTGGTCGAAACCCGTCCCGGGCAGCTTCGTCTATCGCCGCTGGAGGCCGTGCCCCCTGAACCTGTGCCGATCAATGAAAGACCGCTTGGCACCGGGCGGGCATTGAGTCTGGAGTCGAGGTTCAAGGCACTCTATCCCGAGGCCTCGCAGCAGGCACTCAGTGATTTTGTCGGCTCATTCGCTTCTGAACGCCTGGCCCTGGACAATCTCGAGACGCGTGAGTTGGCGTTCGAAGCGCTGGAAAAGGCCCTGAAGGACTGGGTGGCAATCGAAAGGGGCGACACGCTGCCCATCGACCAGCGTTACCACAAGGGAAAGCTGGCTTCCTCGCTCAAGCGGTGCTGGCAAGCTGACGTGGAGGCGTCGTCCCAAGGCTATGCCCTGGATCTGGACGACCACTGGTCGAGCGATTTTCTCGATGACTTCCCGGCGCTGGAAGTGAGTTTTCCCCATGTGGATTCACTGCAATGGCGCAACGGTGCATTGCGCACCGACATCACACGGTTCCTTGGTTACTTCCCCAACCTGAAGACGCTGGATCTCAGTCGTAACGAGCTGGTGGCGCTCCCTCGGCTGACGGAAAACCTGATGGGCCTGGAGGTGCTGAAACTGAGCAATAACCCGAACCTGGCGCTGCCCCCGGATATCAGCCTCATGCCAGAACTTAACGTCCTGGATCTGCAAAACACCGGGCTTAGCGACTGGCCCGCCGGCTTGCTGGCGATCCCGCGACCCCGCTCTTTCGAACTGAACCTGCAGGACAATCCGATCAGCCGGATTCCAGAGGTCGCACCGGGTTCCGAGCAGGCCCGGTTGATCGCACGCACCCGCTTGAGTCGTGACTCACTCCCGGAGCAATGCCTTCGGCAATTTCACGATTACCTGCGTTCGGTGGGCTACGACCCGGCGCGCAGTTATCCACCCAAAGGCGTGGAAACCAGCCGCTATTGGCTCGAAGGCCTGGCGGATGAGTTGCGCACGGCCCGGCAGCGGACCTGGGATGAGCTGGAGCGCACCCCCGGCGCCCAGGGTTTTTTCGAGGTGCTGGAGCAATTGACGGAAGCGGCCGATTACGTTGAAGAGGCGTTTCGTGGGCAACTGACGGCGCGGGTCTGGCGAATGCTCGACGCAGTGTCCGAAAACACGACACTGCGCGAGGACCTGTTTCGGATGGCGATCAATCCCGACTCCTGCGCGGACGCCGGGGCGCAGGTGTTCAATGAAATGGGGGTGAAGGTCATGATCCATGAAGCGTACCGGGCCGGCGATCCGGCGCAGGTGCAAGCCAGTCTCCTGGCGTTGGCCAAGGGCAAGTCCCGGCTGGATCAGGTCAACGACATCGCCCGCGCGACGATTCAGGCCCGGTTGCAAGCGGGAGAAACCTTCATTGCACTGGATGACGACGGTGAGATCACCGGGAGTATCGATGAAGTGGAAGTCTACCTGGCATTCCAGACGGGCCTGGCGGAGTGGCTTGAGCTGCCCTGGCAATCACGAGGGATGCTCTTCAAGGAGATCTCGGGCGTCGACGACACTGCCATCGCTCGCGCTCATCAATCGGTCCTGGCGCTGGAGGCCGGCGACGGATTGCTCAACCAGATCATTGAACAACGGTTCTGGCGCCAGTACCTGAAAAAACGCTATGCAACACAATTCGAGGAAAATGCGGCGACTTACCGGAACAAGGCTGAAGCGTTGCTGGACAGGCAAGTGGCAGGGGCCATCACGCAACAGGAGTACGAGGGGGAGATGATCGAACTGGCCGATGCCCGCAAGGTGTTATCGAGAAGCCTGACCCGACGGGCCCTCGGCGAATAG